A window of Zingiber officinale cultivar Zhangliang chromosome 5A, Zo_v1.1, whole genome shotgun sequence contains these coding sequences:
- the LOC121981988 gene encoding metal transporter Nramp5-like has translation MQRFDLELCVFIAQGSISYGISLLASGQSSTITGTYTDQYIMQGFLDIEMRIWLRNLVTRCIAIYPSLFVAIIGGTTGSGRLIIIASMILSLELPFVLVPLIKFNSSSTKMGPDNNSIYVIVVLWVLGLGVIGMNVYYLSTSFVTWIIHSSFPKPVMVLIGVMVFRVMAFYVISLIYLMFRKDRMMTFD, from the exons ATGCAACGATTTGACCTTGAACTCTGCGTCTTTATTGCTCAAG GCTCCATCAGTTATGGAATCTCTTTATTGGCCTCTGGCCAAAGCTCTACAATCACAGGCACGTACACTGACCAATATATCATGCAG GGTTTTCTAGACATCGAAATGAGAATATGGTTGCGAAACCTTGTGACTCGATGCATCGCAATCTATCCCAGCCTTTTCGTAGCCATTATTGGAGGAACAACAGGATCAGGGAGGCTTATAATCATAGCATCG ATGATCCTCTCCCTCGAGCTGCCCTTCGTCCTCGTCCCTCTCATCAAGTTCAACAGCAGCAGCACCAAGATGGGGCCTGACAATAACTCCATCTAT GTAATTGTGGTCTTATGGGTCCTTGGCTTGGGTGTGATTGGGATGAATGTCTACTACTTGAGCACGAGCTTTGTGACTTGGATAATCCACAGCAGCTTCCCGAAACCTGTGATGGTCTTGATTGGGGTCATGGTCTTTCGTGTTATGGCATTTTACGTGATCTCTTTAATCTACTTGATGTTCAGGAAGGACAGGATGATGACCTTCGACTAG
- the LOC121980065 gene encoding metal transporter Nramp5-like, whose protein sequence is MQIRKLELCISVLVFLMTACYFGEVSSVKLPAAEVMKACLSQDCRAILPPEMPFPSWAQLVSAFSTGALREDATKTLTFAGTTCFCIQHWFLLESSFALFVALLINLAVVSVSGTLSVTKLCINTAANFNPKLCSRCIFTEYAGQIKLHHPWNLFIGLLSKLFNLSLLVAIIGGTAGRLIIIASMILSYELPLALVPLKFSSSTTKMGPHKNSIYIIVVSWVIGLGVIGINVYYLSTNFVTWIIHSSFSKPVTVLIGVVV, encoded by the exons ATGCAG ATCAGAAAACTTGAGCTGTGTATCTCAGTTCTAGTGTTTTTGATGACCGCTTGTTACTTCGGGGAGGTGAGCTCTGTGAAGCTCCCTGCAGCAGAGGTGATGAAGGCCTGTTTATCACAAGACTGCAGGGCGATATTGCCACCAGAGATGCCATTTCCCTCCTGG GCGCAACTTGTTTCTGCATTCAGCACTGGTGCTCTCAGGGAAGACGCCACGAAAACGCTGACCTTTGCAGGCACAACTTGTTTCTGCATTCAGCATTG gTTCTTGCTGGAGAGTAGCTTCGCATTGTTCGTGGCGTTGCTCATCAACCTCGCAGTGGTCTCAGTCTCCGGAACCTT GTCTGTAACTAAGCTCTGCATCAATACTGCAGCGAATTTTAACCCTAAACTCTGCTCGCGATGCATTTTCACAGAATATGCTGGGCAAATCAAGCTCCATCATCCATGGAATCTCTTTATTGGCCTCCTGTCAAAGCTCTTCAATCTCAG CCTTTTGGTAGCCATTATCGGAGGAACAGCAGGGAGGCTTATAATCATAGCATCG ATGATCCTCTCCTACGAGCTGCCCCTCGCCCTCGTCCCTCTCAAGTTCAGCAGCAGCACCACCAAGATGGGGCCTCACAAGAACTCCATCTAC ATAATTGTGGTCTCATGGGTCATCGGCTTGGGCGTGATTGGGATCAACGTCTACTACTTGAGCACGAACTTTGTGACTTGGATAATCCACAGCAGCTTCTCGAAGCCTGTGACGGTCTTGATTGGGGTCGTGGTCTGA
- the LOC121981989 gene encoding F-box only protein 6-like isoform X1, which translates to MDEAVVLSQVVGRIQELCELYASSPSLDWPRRLDPRLYILELNNPLGYDFCGILMEDKSGQKMVEVLESPHCKRPRREKNPSKTIASISSGLMDQQIWKDFPEDLFEVVIARLPTESFFRFRTVCKKWNSLLSSCTFAQHLAEVPNLHPWFYSVTHENITKGAMYNPSLRKWHHISIPFLPAKTVLLPVASAGGLICFLDLSHKNFYISNPLTDSFKELPPRSYRVWSRVAVGMILNGKTAVSGYKIMWLGCNGDHEIYDSIHNSWSRSASFPPSIKLPLSLNFRSQTVSVGSTIYFMHAEPDGILSYDIVNGIWKQYLIPSPLHLTDHTLLEYEGQILLVGLVTKNAATCVYIWEMQKMTLLWKEVDRMPNIWCLELYGKHVRMTCLGNHGLLMLSLRSKRMNRLVMHNLSTKEWQRVPECMHPHGRKRQTIACGTAFHPCPTALA; encoded by the exons ATGGATGAGGCGGTGGTGCTGAGTCAGGTCGTCGGCCGCATCCAGGAACTTTGCGAACTTTACGCCTCCTCGCCTTCACTTGACTGGCCTCGCCGTCTCGATCCCAG GTTGTATATATTGGAGTTGAATAACCCATTGGGATATGACTTCTGTGGTATTTTAATGGAAGATAAATCTGGTCAAAAAATGGTTGAAGTTCTTGAATCACCACATTGCAAGAGACCTAGAAGAGAAAAGAACCCGTCAAAAACAATTGCATCAATTTCAAGTGGCTTGATGGATCAGCAAATCTGGAAAGATTTTCCGGAAGATCTTTTTGAAGTTGTGATTGCAAGACTCCCTACAGAATCCTTCTTCAGGTTCCGAACTGTATGCAAAAAGTGGAACTCCTTGTTGTCCTCCTGTACCTTCGCCCAACATCTCGCAGAAGTTCCAAATTTACATCCTTGGTTTTATTCAGTCACTCATGAAAACATAACCAAGGGTGCCATGTACAATCCATCTTTGAGAAAATGGCATCATATTTCCATTCCGTTTCTGCCTGCAAAGACAGTGCTTCTTCCGGTAGCATCAGCTGGCGGCCTCATTTGTTTCTTGGATTTGTCACATAAGAATTTCTATATTAGCAATCCTCTGACCGATTCATTCAAAGAACTTCCACCGAGATCTTACCGAGTTTGGTCCCGAGTGGCTGTTGGAATGATTCTGAACGGGAAGACTGCTGTCAGTGGCTACAAGATAATGTGGCTTGGCTGCAATGGGGATCATGAGATTTACGACTCCATTCATAACAGTTGGAGTCGCAGTGCAAGTTTTCCTCCAAGCATCAAGCTTCCCCTCTCTTTAAATTTCAGGTCACAGACAGTGTCTGTCGGCAGCACCATCTACTTCATGCATGCTGAACCTGACGGCATTTTGTCATATGACATAGTAAATGGTATTTGGAAGCAGTACCTCATCCCTTCACCGCTGCACCTTACAGATCATACACTGTTGGAGTATGAGGGTCAGATTTTGCTTGTAGGTTTGGTGACTAAGAACGCTGCCACATGCGTTTACATATGGGAGATGCAGAAGATGACTCTCCTGTGGAAGGAGGTGGACAGAATGCCAAACATCTGGTGCTTGGAGCTTTACGGTAAGCATGTAAGGATGACATGCCTGGGCAACCATGGGTTGCTCATGCTTTCCTTGCGGTCGAAGCGGATGAACCGTCTTGTTATGCACAATTTGTCGACAAAGGAATGGCAACGAGTGCCAGAATGTATGCACCCTCATGGCAGGAAGAGACAGACAATTGCTTGTGGGACTGCATTTCATCCTTGTCCCACTGCTCTTGCTTGA
- the LOC121981989 gene encoding F-box only protein 6-like isoform X2 — MEDKSGQKMVEVLESPHCKRPRREKNPSKTIASISSGLMDQQIWKDFPEDLFEVVIARLPTESFFRFRTVCKKWNSLLSSCTFAQHLAEVPNLHPWFYSVTHENITKGAMYNPSLRKWHHISIPFLPAKTVLLPVASAGGLICFLDLSHKNFYISNPLTDSFKELPPRSYRVWSRVAVGMILNGKTAVSGYKIMWLGCNGDHEIYDSIHNSWSRSASFPPSIKLPLSLNFRSQTVSVGSTIYFMHAEPDGILSYDIVNGIWKQYLIPSPLHLTDHTLLEYEGQILLVGLVTKNAATCVYIWEMQKMTLLWKEVDRMPNIWCLELYGKHVRMTCLGNHGLLMLSLRSKRMNRLVMHNLSTKEWQRVPECMHPHGRKRQTIACGTAFHPCPTALA, encoded by the coding sequence ATGGAAGATAAATCTGGTCAAAAAATGGTTGAAGTTCTTGAATCACCACATTGCAAGAGACCTAGAAGAGAAAAGAACCCGTCAAAAACAATTGCATCAATTTCAAGTGGCTTGATGGATCAGCAAATCTGGAAAGATTTTCCGGAAGATCTTTTTGAAGTTGTGATTGCAAGACTCCCTACAGAATCCTTCTTCAGGTTCCGAACTGTATGCAAAAAGTGGAACTCCTTGTTGTCCTCCTGTACCTTCGCCCAACATCTCGCAGAAGTTCCAAATTTACATCCTTGGTTTTATTCAGTCACTCATGAAAACATAACCAAGGGTGCCATGTACAATCCATCTTTGAGAAAATGGCATCATATTTCCATTCCGTTTCTGCCTGCAAAGACAGTGCTTCTTCCGGTAGCATCAGCTGGCGGCCTCATTTGTTTCTTGGATTTGTCACATAAGAATTTCTATATTAGCAATCCTCTGACCGATTCATTCAAAGAACTTCCACCGAGATCTTACCGAGTTTGGTCCCGAGTGGCTGTTGGAATGATTCTGAACGGGAAGACTGCTGTCAGTGGCTACAAGATAATGTGGCTTGGCTGCAATGGGGATCATGAGATTTACGACTCCATTCATAACAGTTGGAGTCGCAGTGCAAGTTTTCCTCCAAGCATCAAGCTTCCCCTCTCTTTAAATTTCAGGTCACAGACAGTGTCTGTCGGCAGCACCATCTACTTCATGCATGCTGAACCTGACGGCATTTTGTCATATGACATAGTAAATGGTATTTGGAAGCAGTACCTCATCCCTTCACCGCTGCACCTTACAGATCATACACTGTTGGAGTATGAGGGTCAGATTTTGCTTGTAGGTTTGGTGACTAAGAACGCTGCCACATGCGTTTACATATGGGAGATGCAGAAGATGACTCTCCTGTGGAAGGAGGTGGACAGAATGCCAAACATCTGGTGCTTGGAGCTTTACGGTAAGCATGTAAGGATGACATGCCTGGGCAACCATGGGTTGCTCATGCTTTCCTTGCGGTCGAAGCGGATGAACCGTCTTGTTATGCACAATTTGTCGACAAAGGAATGGCAACGAGTGCCAGAATGTATGCACCCTCATGGCAGGAAGAGACAGACAATTGCTTGTGGGACTGCATTTCATCCTTGTCCCACTGCTCTTGCTTGA
- the LOC121980066 gene encoding calmodulin-binding transcription activator 4-like has product MMQQGFDITKLFQEAQIRWLKPVEVLYILQNHEKLKITERPPQKPHSGSLFLFNRRVLRYFRNDGHLWRKKTNGNTVGEGHERLKVGNSEVLNCYYARGQENSNFQRRSYWMLHPAFEHIVLVHYRDVVEVCCFKMNLPSSHNIRNHSSLHLPLSLLLLIQSKANTLTVTLANGSSSCMIITCDDKQQPLRRSDISMSENPRRLQKAVGMKLEVARMSFLKMSVMKDDGGPVMEVERPDIKKANEAEADNNNNRMGKGDGKLKSIVRRRITGEAYPSKSDKTSVGEMRPGGNGEGLGSDVLAMSEDTLMGQGDGLSSGIERDETNRTGPRVAEDEGADVDKVPNRVFTTEWMKASIDEITAMIWHHPKLMMDVRMEKKSQWSRGDDDSSLCDPFCWGYEGGVVIIGAFHCSPAEYTWAVLFGDTEVPLEIVQDGVFRCTTPLHAAGKVKLLITVGNKQPCSEIHEFEFRDKLKNTSYGNATQENIMYSPEELLLLVKFVQLLLSEHFDTTILQESNIEQEIGHLRKLKGSNDILEPIIRALLAGSIASKNIMDAILQELLKDKLYQWLLSRHERDTDKYQLSKRKQCVIHMISGLGFMWALRPILNSGISINCRDSGGWTALHWAAYFGREEMVAALLVAGASARAVTNPSSREPEGKTPASLAAANGYKGLAGYLSEAALTTHLYSLTTEKTERSFEAASTEIDRGVETISQRSAVVDGGTEDQLSLKDSLAAARNASQAAARIQASFRSYSFRKKQQSAAVCRGKDSLSSVEIHKVSVTSRLHNTCQSHYDHKSDKAALSIQKNYRRWKTKKEFLLLRKHAVKIQSHVRAHLARKKYKTLLWTVNFLDKAILRWHRRGVGLRGFRAKQEFINEEEEDDIIKVFRKEKVDLATDEAASMVLSVVQSPMARRQYRRMLECYQQTKAELSSNDNKPTDC; this is encoded by the exons GTTGGAAATTCTGAAGTATTAAACTGTTATTATGCTCGTGGACAGGAAAATTCTAATTTCCAAAGGAGGAGTTATTGGATGCTTCATCC GGCCTTTGAGCACATAGTTCTTGTGCATTACAGAGATGTTGTCGAGGTATGTTGCTTCAAG ATGAATTTGCCAAGTTCTCACAATATCAGGAATCACTCAAGTCTTCATCTCCCTTTATCATTGCTATTGCTGATTCAG tCCAAAGCTAACACTCTTACCGTTACTTTAGCTAATGGGTCTTCATCTTGT ATGATCATTACCTGTGATGATAAACAGCAACCACTTCGTAGATCTGAC ATTTCCATGAGCGAAAATCCACGAAGACTCCAGAAGGCTGTTGGCATGAAACTGGAGGTTGCTCGTATGAGCTTCCTCAAGATGTCAGTGATGAAGGACGATGGCGGTCCAGTTATGGAAGTAGAGCGTCCTGACATTAAAAAA GCTAACGAGGCGGAGGcagacaataataataatagGATGGGGAAAGGCGATGGTAAGCTTAAAagcatagtgaggagaaggattacaGGTGAAGCATACCCTTCGAAGTCTGATAAGACATCAGTCGGGGAGATGAGGCCAGGAGGAAATGGCGAAGGACTTGGCTCAGATGTGCTGGCGATGTCG GAAGACACACTTATGGGCCAGGGAGATGGTTTGTCGTCTGGGATCGAGCGTGACGAAACAAATAGAACTGGGCCCAGGGTGGCGGAGGATGAAGGGGCTGATGTGGATAAAGTACCTAATAGGGTATTTACCACAGAGTGGATGAAGGCGTCGATTGATGAGATAACCGCGATGATCTGGCATCACCCAAAATTGATGATGGAcgtgagaatggagaagaagagtcagTGGTCTCGAGGAGATGATGATTCTTCGCTCTGTGACCCGTTCTGTTGGGGGTATGAGGGAGGC GTTGTCATCATAGGAGCATTCCATTGCAGCCCTGCAGAGTACACATGGGCTGTATTATTTGGAGATACTGAAGTTCCCTTGGAAATTGTTCAGGATGGTGTTTTCCGTTGCACAACACCCCTGCATGCTGCTGGTAAAGTCAAACTATTGATTACAGTTGGCAACAAGCAACCCTGTAGTGAAATACATGAATTTGAATTTCGTGATAAGCTAAAAAATACAAGCTACGGAAATGCAACACAAGAAAATATAATGTATAGCCCAGAGGAACTGTTGCTTCTTGTTAAATTCGTTCAGTTACTTCTATCTGAACATTTTGATACAACAATTCTTCAAGAGAGTAATATTGAACAAGAAATCGGTCATTTGCGGAAGTTGAAGGGGTCCAATGATATATTGGAACCAATCATTAGAGCACTACTAGCTGGATCTATAGCTTCAAAAAATATAATGGATGCAATTCTTCAAGAACTATTAAAAGATAAATTGTACCAGTGGTTATTATCTAGACATGAAAGAGATACTGACAAATATCAGCTATCCAAGAGAAAGCAATGCGTCATACACATGATCTCAGGATTGGGATTTATGTGGGCCTTACGACCAATTCTCAACTCTGGTATAAGCATAAATTGCCGTGATTCAGGTGGATGGACTGCACTTCACTGGGCTGCATATTTTGGAAG GGAAGAAATGGTTGCTGCACTTCTTGTTGCTGGTGCTTCAGCTCGAGCCGTCACAAATCCCAGTTCGCGTGAGCCAGAAGGCAAAACACCGGCTTCTTTGGCAGCTGCCAATGGCTACAAGGGTCTTGCTGGATATCTTTCAGAAGCTGCACTTACTACTCATCTCTATTCTCTGACAACTGAGAAAACTGAGAGGTCATTTGAGGCTGCATCTACAGAGATTGATAGGGGTGTTGAGACCATATCTCAGAGAAGTGCCGTTGTAGATGGTGGCACAGAAGATCAATTGTCACTTAAAGATTCTTTGGCAGCTGCCAGAAATGCTTCTCAAGCTGCTGCTCGTATACAAGCTTCTTTCCGCTCCTATTCTTTCAGGAAGAAGCAACAAAGTGCTGCTGTATGTCGAGGAAAGGACAGTCTATCCTCTGTAGAGATACATAAAGTTTCTGTCACATCAAGGTTGCATAACACATGCCAAAGTCATTACGATCATAAGTCTGATAAAGCAGCTTTATCGATCCAAAAGAATTATCGACGTTGGAAAACCAAAAAAGAGTTTCTACTTCTACGAAAACATGCTGTGAAAATACAG TCTCATGTAAGAGCTCATTTGGCAAGGAAAAAGTACAAGACACTACTTTGGACTGTCAACTTTCTGGACAAGGCCATACTACGATGGCATAGACGAGGAGTTGGTTTGAGGGGTTTTCGTGCTAAACAAGAATTTATtaatgaggaggaagaagatgacataATCAAGGTTTTCCGCAAAGAAAAAGTGGATTTAGCAACAGATGAAGCTGCTTCAATGGTCTTGTCAGTGGTCCAGAGTCCTATGGCACGGCGTCAGTACCGCCGGATGCTTGAATGCTACCAACAAACTAAG GCTGAGCTGAGTAGCAACGATAATAAACCAACCGACTGTTAA